A stretch of DNA from Paenibacillus albus:
CGTTGAAGCTTGCCAAGTTATCTAAGGGTGAAATGAAGAAGCGAGTGGACGAGCTGCTTGCGCTTGTTGGCTTGGAGCAGCATGGCAACAAGTTTCCGGCGCAGCTATCAGGCGGTCAGAAGCAGCGGGTAGGCATCGCGCGTGCACTAGCGAACAACCCGGACGTGCTGCTCTGTGACGAGGCGACATCCGCACTTGATCCGCAAACGACGAATTCGATCTTGTCGCTGCTTGTGGACATTAACCAGAAGCTGGGCATTACGATTCTGCTCATCACGCATGAGATGCATGTTATTCGATCCATCTGTGACCGTGTTGCTGTTATTGATGACGGCGGAGTGGTTGAGATGGGCGATGTGCTCGAAGTATTCCTGAAACCGCAGCATCCGGTGACGAGAGACTTTGTTAGCCAAATTGCAGATTCCTTCGACCCGAGAGAGCTGATTGCATCGCGCAGCGGCCGTTTGATTAAGGTGAACTATGTTGGCGATATTACGTACGAGCCGCTGTTGTTCAATGCGGTGAAATCGACCTCCGTCCAATTTACCATTCTGCAAGGTACGGTCTCTCGAATGAAAAATACGCCTTATGGCCAACTCGTCATTGAGTTTATCGGCGATCATGCAGACATCGAGAAGGTCATTGCGGATCTGCGTCACAAAGGATTGGAAGTAGGTGATCTAGCATGATGCTGAAGACAGGCAATATCATTCCGGAAGAAATATGGAAAGCAACGAAGGATACGCTAGTCATGCTAGGTGTGTCGCTGCTATTCACCATTATACTTGGCTTGATTCTCGGCGTTATTCTATTCCTGACTTCCCGC
This window harbors:
- a CDS encoding methionine ABC transporter ATP-binding protein encodes the protein MIELRDISKSYGTGSTAVEAIRDVNITIDKGEIFGIIGHSGAGKSTLLRCVNLLERPTTGTVTVGDVELTKLSTTQLQQQRRRIGMIFQHFNLLSMATVRDNIAFPLKLAKLSKGEMKKRVDELLALVGLEQHGNKFPAQLSGGQKQRVGIARALANNPDVLLCDEATSALDPQTTNSILSLLVDINQKLGITILLITHEMHVIRSICDRVAVIDDGGVVEMGDVLEVFLKPQHPVTRDFVSQIADSFDPRELIASRSGRLIKVNYVGDITYEPLLFNAVKSTSVQFTILQGTVSRMKNTPYGQLVIEFIGDHADIEKVIADLRHKGLEVGDLA